From the genome of Corallococcus macrosporus DSM 14697:
CCCGCATCGAGCGGGCGAAGCAGAACGCGGAGGCGGCGGAGCGGCGGCTCGCGGTGGGCTCGGCGACGCGCTCCGACGTCCTGCGTGCGAAGTACGACCTCACCTCCGCGCAGGAGGCCCTCCTCTCCGCGCAGACCCAGCACGCCGCCGCGGCGCTGTCGCTGGGCCGGCTCATTGGCGAGGACGGCCCGGTGGACGCCCAGCCCCTGGAGGCCGGGGACGAGGCGCCGTTCGCGCTCACCGACGAGGCGCTGACGGATGAAATCACCGCCCAGGCGCCCTCCATCCAGGCGGCGGAGGCGGACCTGCGGGCGGCGGAGGCCAGCGTGAAGGCGGCGAAGTCCTCCTACCTGCCCACGGTCCGGCTGTCGGGCGGTTATGACTGGTTCAATGACGAGCCCGCGTTCAACGGAGGCCGCACGAGCTGGTCCGTCCGGCTGGGCCTCGCCTACCCCCTCTTCGACGGCTTCGTGCGCGAGGAGCGCGTGACGACGGCGCGGACGCAGTCCTCCGTGGCGCAGGCCACGCTGGCGGACACCCGGCGCGCGGTGCGCTCCAGCGTGGGGACGTCCCTGAACCAGCTCAAGCTGGCGTCGAACCGCATCGCCCTGGCCACGGAGTCCGTCTCGGTGGCGCAGGAGGACCTGAAGGTGCAGCAGGAGCGCTACAAGCTGGGCGCCACCACCATCATCGAGCTGCTGACGTCCCAGGAGAACCTGGTGTCGGCGGAGATCAACCTGGTGGCCTCCCGCTTCGACTACCGGATTGCGCGCGCGGAGCTGGAAGCGCTCGCGGGGAGGTCGCTGTGAGCACGTCCACCAACCCCCAGCCGCAGGCGGGCGCGGGCCCGGCGCGGGACATCTCCGACGTGGTCATCCGCGTGGAGGGCCTGCGCAAGGACTACACGATGGGCTCCGAGGTGGTGCGCGCCCTGCGCGGCGTGGACCTCACCATCCGCCGCAACGAATACGTGGCCGTCATGGGCCCGTCCGGCTCCGGCAAGTCCACCTTCATGAACCTCATCGGCTGCCTGGACGTGCCCAGCGACGGGCAGTACTGGCTCAACGGCCAGCCGGTGGCGGGCATGACGGAGAACGCGCTGGCCCGCATCCGCAACCGCGAGCTGGGCTTCGTGTTCCAGAGCTTCAACCTGCTGCCCCGCGCCTCCGCGTTGGACAACGTGGCCCTGCCGCTCATCTACGCGCGCATCCCCAAGAAGGAGCGGCGCGAGCGCGCGGCGGCCATGCTGGACAAGGTGGGCCTGGGCGCGCGCAAGGACCACCGGCCCAACGAGCTGTCCGGTGGTCAGCGCCAGCGCGTGGCCATTGCCCGCGCGCTGGTGACGCAGCCGGCGCTGCTGCTGGCGGACGAGCCCACGGGCGCGCTGGACAGCCGCACGGGCGAGGAGATCATGGCGCTCTTCGGCGAGCTGCACGGCCAGGGGCAGACGCTGATGCTCGTCACCCACGAGTCGGACATCGCGGCGCATGCGCGGCGGGTGCTGTTCCTGAAGGACGGCGTCATCGAGCGGGACGAGCGGAATCGGGACTGAATTTTCGCCACGCGCGCAGCGTGGAACAAGGTACGGGAGGTCGTCGTGAGCAAGACCAGGAAGTGGATCATCTCCGGCAGCGCGGCGCTCCTGCTTGGCGCGGGGGCGTACGTCACCCAGCGCGGCGAGGAGCCCCAGACGCAGGAGCGCTCGGCCGCGGTGGCGGTGGCGGAGCGCCGGGATATGGAGGTGGTGGCGGAGTCCGCGGGCCTGGTGGAGCCGCTCCGGGTGGTGGAGGTGAAGTCCAAGGCCTCTGGCGAGGTGCTCAAGGTCCACTTCGACACGGGTGACACCGTGGCCAAGGGCACGCTGCTGGCGGAGATCGAGCCGCGCGACGTGCAGAACGCGCTGGCGCAGGCCCAGGCCGACCTGGACTCCGCGCGGGTGCGGCTGAACACCACGGAGGCCCAGCGCGCGCGCATGGAGACGCTGCGCAAGGACGGCTACGTGACGCAGCAGGAGTACGAGACGGCGGTGGACGCGTCCGCCACGGCGCGGGCGGCGAAGGTGCGCGCGGAGACGAACCTGCAGCTCGCGCGGGAGCGCAGCCGCGACGTCACCATCATCGCCCCCAGCCCTGGCACCATCCTGGAGCGGACCATCCAGCCGGGCGTCATCATCGCCTCCGCCACCAACAACGTGTCCGGCGGCACCGCGCTGTTCAAGATGGCGGACCTGTCGGTGATGCAGGTGCGCGCCAAGGTGGACGAGACGGACGTCGGGCAGATCAAGCCCGGCCAGACGGCACGCGTCACCATGGAGGCCTACCCGGACCGCACCTTCATCGGTGAGGTGGTGAAGATCGAACCGCAGGCGCTGGTGGAGCAGAACGTGACCCTCTTCCCGGTGCTGGTGCGCCTGGAGAACAAGAACGGCCTGCTGCGCCCGGGCATGAACGCGGAGGTGGCCATTGAAATCTCCCGCCGCCGCAACGCCATCACCGTGCCCAACACCGCGGTGGTGGGGGTGCGCGAGGCCCGGACCGCGGCCGCCGCGGTGGGCGTGTCCGAGGAGACGATGCGCGCGGTGATGCGGCCGCCGGGCGCGCCGAGCCAGCCGGCCGCGCCGTCCGGAGCGACGACGGTGTCCGCCGTGGGTGAAGCAGGCGCGGGCGCCACCGCCGCGGTGGCCAGCGGCAACGGGCCGGGCGCGGACGCGGTGCCCGCCCGGGGGCCGGAGTCCATGGGTGAAGGCCAGGGCGGCGCGGGCGCGGGCCGCGCGGGCCGCCGGATGCGCGAGGCCTCCCAGGGCACGGGGGACACGCGGCAGGGCGTCGTCTTCGTGCAGGGCCCCACGGGGCCGCAGCCCCGGCGCGTCACCCTGGGCCTGAGCGACTGGGAGAGCACGGAGGTGGTGAGCGGCCTGGAGGAAGGCGAGCAGGTGGTGCTCATCTCGGTGGCGAAGCTCCAGCAGCAGCAGCAGCAGCGCACCGAGCGGATGCGCCAGATGACGGGCGGCGTGATTCCCGGCGCGAGCGGCCGCCCGCGGGGCCCGCGCTAGTTCCACGTCAAGGAAGGAGGAGGACACGTCATGGGTGAAATCATCCGGGTCGCATTCGATGCGGTCCTCGCCAACAAGCTGCGCTCGCTGCTGACCATGCTGGGCATCGTCATCGGCATCGCGGCGGTCATCACCATGGTCGCGCTGGGTGAAGGCGCGCAGCGCTCGGTGGCGCAGCGGCTCCAGGGGCTGGGCACCAACGTCCTCACGGTGCGCCCGGGCCAGTCCTTCACTGGCGGCATGATTCGCGCCCAGGCGTCGATGACCATCGACGACGCGGAGGCCCTGCGGGAGAACCCGCGCCACATCCAGGCCGTGGCGCCGGAGATCGAGTCGCGCTTCCAGGTGGAGTACGGCGCGAAGAACGCGAACCTGTCCGTGGTGGGCACCTGGCCGGACTACTTCAAGGTCAACCAGGGGCAGGTCACCGACGGGCGGCTCTTCACGGACGCGGAGGACAAGGGCCGCCGCCGGGTGGTGGTGCTGGGCGCGCTGGCGGGGGCCCAGTTGGGCCTGACGGACACCGCGGCGCTGGTGGGCGAGTCCATCCGCATCCGCGGCATCCCGTTCCAGGTCATCGGGGTGCTGGCGGAGAAAGGCGCCCAGGGCTTCAACAACCCGGACGAGAGCCTCTACATCCCCCTGTCCACCGCGCAGTTCCGCGTCATGGGCAGCGACCGCATCCGCTCCATCGCCGTGCAGGCCGTGAGCGACACGTCCATGGACGACGCGATGGCGGAGATCGACCAGAAGCTCCGGCGCGAGCACCGGCTGCGGCCGGAGCAGCCCGCGGACTTCAACATCCGCGACCAGGCCTCGCTGCTCAGCACCATGCAGGAGACGACGCAGACGTTCTCCCTGCTGCTGGCCGGCATCGCCGCCATCTCCCTGTTGGTGGGAGGCATTGGCATCATGAACATCATGCTGGTGTCGGTGACGGAGCGCACGCGCGAGATTGGCCTGCGCAAGGCCCTGGGCGCCACGGGCATGGACATCATGCTCCAGTTCCTCGTGGAGTCGCTGGTGCTGTGCCTGGCGGGCGGCACGCTGGGCCTGCTGCTGGGCATGGGCGGCGCGGCGATGCTCCAGCGCATGGCCGGGTGGACGGTGGTGGTGGCGCCCGAGGCCATCATCGTGGCCATCGCCTTCTCCGCGACGGTGGGGGTCTTCTTCGGCATCTGGCCGGCGCGGCGCGCGGCGAGCCTCGCGCCCATCGAATCCCTCCGCTACGAGTAGCCAGGGCCGCGACGCCGGGCGCCTGCCCGTCCGCCGAGCTGGCGGCGGACACGGCGCCCGGACCCAGGTCCGGCCGGGCCTCCCCTTCCTGGCGGGCACTGCACAGCGTGCAGATGTTTGCAGGCCCTACACGAGGAGAGAAGGCATGGCGGACGGCAAGCGGATTGCGTGCATCGTGGGCAACGGCTTCGAGGACTCCGAGCTCCGGATTCCCTATGACACGCTGAAGAAGGAGGGCCACGAGGTGGTCCTCATCGGCAAGAAGGCGGGCGAGGAGGTCAAGGGCAAGCAAGGCAAGGAGACGTTCCGCGTGGAGAAGGGCATCGACGACGTCCAGGTGCAGGACTTCGACATGCTGCTCATCCCCGGCGGCCACTCCCCCGACAACCTCCGGGCCGACGAGCGCTTCGTCCAGTTCGTGAAGGCGTTCGACGACCGCGGCAAGCTCATCGCGGCGGTGTGCCATGGGCCTCAGCTCTTCATCTCCGCGGGCATCCTGGACGGGCGGACGCTCACCGCGTGGACGACGATTCAGCATGACCTGAAGCGCATCCCCAACGTCCAGGTGAAGGACGAGGCCGTGGTGCG
Proteins encoded in this window:
- a CDS encoding TolC family protein — translated: MTALALGILGLVTVPGVGLAQETTSMKRVSLEEAIARAMKTSPQVAQAAGSVTNTAAAERSAFGAYLPNLTANANSSLASSQRLDPNTGLVFNAPSDTYSAGLSASWNVFTGGQRGANSRQAQARSSAARAVLIAQRASAVLDVERSYYEVLRAGGLEEVALSRIERAKQNAEAAERRLAVGSATRSDVLRAKYDLTSAQEALLSAQTQHAAAALSLGRLIGEDGPVDAQPLEAGDEAPFALTDEALTDEITAQAPSIQAAEADLRAAEASVKAAKSSYLPTVRLSGGYDWFNDEPAFNGGRTSWSVRLGLAYPLFDGFVREERVTTARTQSSVAQATLADTRRAVRSSVGTSLNQLKLASNRIALATESVSVAQEDLKVQQERYKLGATTIIELLTSQENLVSAEINLVASRFDYRIARAELEALAGRSL
- a CDS encoding ABC transporter ATP-binding protein — protein: MSTSTNPQPQAGAGPARDISDVVIRVEGLRKDYTMGSEVVRALRGVDLTIRRNEYVAVMGPSGSGKSTFMNLIGCLDVPSDGQYWLNGQPVAGMTENALARIRNRELGFVFQSFNLLPRASALDNVALPLIYARIPKKERRERAAAMLDKVGLGARKDHRPNELSGGQRQRVAIARALVTQPALLLADEPTGALDSRTGEEIMALFGELHGQGQTLMLVTHESDIAAHARRVLFLKDGVIERDERNRD
- a CDS encoding efflux RND transporter periplasmic adaptor subunit translates to MSKTRKWIISGSAALLLGAGAYVTQRGEEPQTQERSAAVAVAERRDMEVVAESAGLVEPLRVVEVKSKASGEVLKVHFDTGDTVAKGTLLAEIEPRDVQNALAQAQADLDSARVRLNTTEAQRARMETLRKDGYVTQQEYETAVDASATARAAKVRAETNLQLARERSRDVTIIAPSPGTILERTIQPGVIIASATNNVSGGTALFKMADLSVMQVRAKVDETDVGQIKPGQTARVTMEAYPDRTFIGEVVKIEPQALVEQNVTLFPVLVRLENKNGLLRPGMNAEVAIEISRRRNAITVPNTAVVGVREARTAAAAVGVSEETMRAVMRPPGAPSQPAAPSGATTVSAVGEAGAGATAAVASGNGPGADAVPARGPESMGEGQGGAGAGRAGRRMREASQGTGDTRQGVVFVQGPTGPQPRRVTLGLSDWESTEVVSGLEEGEQVVLISVAKLQQQQQQRTERMRQMTGGVIPGASGRPRGPR
- a CDS encoding ABC transporter permease: MGEIIRVAFDAVLANKLRSLLTMLGIVIGIAAVITMVALGEGAQRSVAQRLQGLGTNVLTVRPGQSFTGGMIRAQASMTIDDAEALRENPRHIQAVAPEIESRFQVEYGAKNANLSVVGTWPDYFKVNQGQVTDGRLFTDAEDKGRRRVVVLGALAGAQLGLTDTAALVGESIRIRGIPFQVIGVLAEKGAQGFNNPDESLYIPLSTAQFRVMGSDRIRSIAVQAVSDTSMDDAMAEIDQKLRREHRLRPEQPADFNIRDQASLLSTMQETTQTFSLLLAGIAAISLLVGGIGIMNIMLVSVTERTREIGLRKALGATGMDIMLQFLVESLVLCLAGGTLGLLLGMGGAAMLQRMAGWTVVVAPEAIIVAIAFSATVGVFFGIWPARRAASLAPIESLRYE
- a CDS encoding type 1 glutamine amidotransferase domain-containing protein produces the protein MADGKRIACIVGNGFEDSELRIPYDTLKKEGHEVVLIGKKAGEEVKGKQGKETFRVEKGIDDVQVQDFDMLLIPGGHSPDNLRADERFVQFVKAFDDRGKLIAAVCHGPQLFISAGILDGRTLTAWTTIQHDLKRIPNVQVKDEAVVRDANWITSRKPDDLQDFSRAIVEDLKSARASEGQEART